CCCTTAAGATGGTAATTTACTAGTGTGTCTTACCACCTAGGAGACCAATGAAATAGAAATAGCTGCGCCCATGAGTCATTTTCAAGTAATCAGACAATAATGGGCACATGCTTCAAGTTCTAAACATATTCCAGATCAGAGTGCTCACATGTTATCACATATAGAATGCACAATTTGGAAAACCAGGGAGAGCACTTAAGTGAATattagaaaaaacaaaaaaaaaaaaaaaaaaaaggaaagaagctTACCTTGTAAAGACCTGTATCTTGCTCATGTATATGTTGTCCAGCAGCTGATGGCTGGAATAAATTAATAGGTTTAGTGTCTGGGTTTTCAGAAATTGAGTCAGGTTCCAACCTTGCTAGTTCACGAAGCTGACGAAGTATTTCTTCCTTGTGTTGCCCACAAACAGCATTACGATTCTGATAAAACAATGATGCCTAAACAAAGTCAGAAGAAAAAACACTCTGGACAATTTCAACAATTACTTATCACCTAAATTAAAGCTAGTTCATCacatgaagaaaaagaagtttCATCGTGAATACTAATCGCAAAGGTTTCAGAATTGCATTCATTTCCATTTCCAATCAAACCAAGCAGGCTCTATACTTTTCTTTTGTTGCCAAGAAAACCAGTATGACGTATTTCATGCATTCAACTTCAACCCAGGAAGCCCATGTCACTCAGAGGCGAGAAACAAAAACTACAGCAATATAAGCAGAACTCTGCAACCTTTATCGCTTAAATTGACTACAAAATAGGCTCAACCTAACACAAATACTTAGTCTGACTGCTCACTGATTAAAGTTATATAATGATATTCAAGAAGCAAGAGGCAATATTAGAACGCAAATGCACAAAAGAAGCTAACGGAGAAATTGCCTTGGGCAGAGGAGGAACCCCTAAGGCCTGGAAATTTTGACCCGAATCACTAGAAGCTATCAAATCGTCAATGCTAACAACAGCAGGAGTCTCCCATATCAAGAAGTTCGAATACCCATCTCCAAAATCCGAGTCATCAAGCCTAGACCCTGCTGAACCATTACTGTCTTCATTTAAAAACAGAGATTTCTTATCACCGAGATCTTCAAAGCCCAAAATACTGATCAACTCAGTCAATGAACGGCATCCACTAAACCCCTCAACAGGCCTCCGATTGTGCACGGACGATAAGGAAAGACGGTGCCTTTCCCAGTCACAATTATGGCAGAAAACAGAGTGCTCAGTTTCACAGAAGATTGAAACAGGGGACTCGTCACAGGAGTCACATAAAAGAGAGCGAGTATGCTTGCAGAAGAGCTGGTTTGTGGAGTGAACTTCGCGGTCACATGAGATACAAAGCTTGGCTGAGTCAGCTCTGCAGTAGAGGAGAGCAGTGGTGTGGTTACAGTAATCGCAGAGACGTCTCTGGGTAATTTGCTCATGCTGGGGCTTCATGGTTTGGGCATCATGTGGGGGTCTATGAGAATCGCTCATCTCTGGCTAATGATATTTTACCTCTTATCCTTCAAACGCTATGTTAACGTGTTGGTTGGTTGCTTAGACTGAAAACGGAGCGTAAACAAGGCATAATATCCTCAGAACGGCGGTGAAAAGTATACTTTTGAAATTTCTAtccggggagagagagagagagagagagagagagagagagtgtgtgGGGATACGACAGAAAAAGCTGAGAAAATCTTATCAGTTAAGCTGTTGAAGAAGTATCTTGAGAGGCGTTTGTTGatatttttccttcttttttttttttttttctacaagGAAATTGACATAAACATTTAGCTAACCTTCATGACATTAATTTTCATAGtgtgaataaaattaattagtgaggaccaacttgataaagaaaaaaggaagCTCACATGTTGGTGCCCAAGGCTGGTGGATTTTGTAGGCTATTGCAGCTCAAGAGTCCTTGTTGCTTAACCCATTCCAAGGATATTCAGTTTAAAGCCTTTTCTTGTTGTAAAACATCTCCCAGAGATCTTTACAACATCAAAGTGCTGAAGTTCTTGAAATCTCTCTTAGCAGATCTGAAGCTGGAATATGGTGGAGAATTTATGAGAAGTAGAACCGTGGCCCATTATCCAGCTCattcaattaaaaagaaaaaaaaaaaggtggtTCGAGTATTACAATgatgattaaattttatataaattcaaatataaatatttaatttaataattataaaattaaactcgtAATAGATGAATTTGGCATCAAGTTATTTA
The Manihot esculenta cultivar AM560-2 chromosome 1, M.esculenta_v8, whole genome shotgun sequence genome window above contains:
- the LOC110612205 gene encoding zinc finger protein CONSTANS-LIKE 13, encoding MSDSHRPPHDAQTMKPQHEQITQRRLCDYCNHTTALLYCRADSAKLCISCDREVHSTNQLFCKHTRSLLCDSCDESPVSIFCETEHSVFCHNCDWERHRLSLSSVHNRRPVEGFSGCRSLTELISILGFEDLGDKKSLFLNEDSNGSAGSRLDDSDFGDGYSNFLIWETPAVVSIDDLIASSDSGQNFQALGVPPLPKNRNAVCGQHKEEILRQLRELARLEPDSISENPDTKPINLFQPSAAGQHIHEQDTGLYKETTFNWISDTGETGNQVSVPSPLFRTNLEESFVVPDKQPNIGGSVSRANGSHEEETQYPFSTRMVPVFPKVGSHELNSQERDSAISRYKEKKKTRRYDKHIRYESRKARAESRIRIKGRFAKMDS